The Paracoccus sp. TOH sequence ACCGTGCTGGCCGCGCTTGCCGACGACCTGAATACCGCGGGGGCGATCGCGGCGCTGCACGAGATGGCGGGGCAGGGCGATGCGCCCGGCCTGCTCGCCGGCGCCCGGATGCTGGGGCTGCTGACCGACGATCTGGGCGGCTGGATCGCCGCAGGCCCGGACCTGTCGCCTTGGGCCGAGCGCATGAACGCGCTGCGGGCCGAGGCCAAGGCCCGCAAGGATTTCTCGGCCGTCGATGCGCTCAAGCAATGCCTGGTTTCCGCCGGGGTCGAGGTCCGCATGGGGCCGGCCGGGGTCGAACTTCTGCCCGGCCCGGATTTCGACGCGGCGAAACTGCCCGAATAACCGCATATCAGCCAGCCGAAGGGGCCGCCCCGATGACGCGCCAGCGCCTTTACCTTTACGACACCACGCTCCGCGACGGGCAGCAGACCCAGGGCGTGCAGTTTTCCGCCGCCGAGAAGGCCGAGATCGCGCAGATGCTGGACCAGTTGGGCGTGGATTACATCGAGGGCGGCTGGCCCGGCGCCAATCCGACCGACAGCGATTTCTTCGCCCAGGCGCCCGCGACCCGCGCCACCATGACCGCCTTTGGCATGACCAAGCGCGCGGGCCGCTCGGCCGATAACGACGACGTGCTGGCGGCGGTGACGAATGCCGGCACCCGCGCCGTCTGCCTGGTCGGCAAGACGCATCCCTTCCATGTCCGCGAGGCGCTGGGGATCTCGCTGGCGGAGAATCTCGACAATATCCGCGCCTCGGTCGCGCATCTGGTCGGCTTGGGCCGCGAGGCGCTGTTCGATGCCGAGCATTTCTTCGACGGCCATGCCGAGGATCCCGATTACGCGCTGGCCTGCCTGCGCGCGGCGCTGGAGGCGGGCGCGCGCTGGCTGGTGCTTTGCGACACCAATGGCGGCACCCTGCCCGAGCGGGTGGGGCAGGTGACCCGCGCCGTGATCGCCGGTGGCATCCCGGGCGAGCGGCTGGGCATCCATTGCCATGACGACACCGGCAATGCGGTGGCCTGCACCTTGGCCGCCGTCGATGCCGGGGCGCGGCAGGTGCAGGGCACGCTGAACGGTCTGGGCGAGCGTTGCGGCAATGCCAGCCTGACCAGCATCATCCCCACCCTGTTGCTGAAGGCGCCCTATCGTTCGGTGCTGCAGACCGGCGTCTCGGCCGAGGGGCTGGCCGGGCTGACCCGCATCTCGCGCCGGCTGGACGAGATCCTGAACCGCGCGCCCAGCCGTGCCGCGCCCTATGTCGGCACATCCGCCTTTGCCCACAAGGCCGGGCTGCATGCCAGCGCCATCCTGAAGAATCCCGCCACCTACGAACATGTCGAGCCGGCGACGGTGGGCAACGAGCGCATCATCCCGATGTCCAACCAGGCCGGGCAATCGAACCTGCGCGCCCGGCTGGGCGAGGCGGGGATCGAGGTCGGCCGCGACGATCCGGCGCTGGCGCGGATCCTCGACCTGGTCAAGGCGCGCGA is a genomic window containing:
- the cimA gene encoding citramalate synthase — protein: MTRQRLYLYDTTLRDGQQTQGVQFSAAEKAEIAQMLDQLGVDYIEGGWPGANPTDSDFFAQAPATRATMTAFGMTKRAGRSADNDDVLAAVTNAGTRAVCLVGKTHPFHVREALGISLAENLDNIRASVAHLVGLGREALFDAEHFFDGHAEDPDYALACLRAALEAGARWLVLCDTNGGTLPERVGQVTRAVIAGGIPGERLGIHCHDDTGNAVACTLAAVDAGARQVQGTLNGLGERCGNASLTSIIPTLLLKAPYRSVLQTGVSAEGLAGLTRISRRLDEILNRAPSRAAPYVGTSAFAHKAGLHASAILKNPATYEHVEPATVGNERIIPMSNQAGQSNLRARLGEAGIEVGRDDPALARILDLVKAREDAGYAYDGAQASFELLALAELGRMQHYFSVERYRVTVERRRNALGKRISVSEAVVVVQIGGERMLSVSESMDELGQDRGPVNALWRALAKDLGPYQAAIDDMHLVDFRVRITGGGTEAATRVIIDSADGQGHRWSTVGVSPNIVDASFEALVDAIRWKLIRDRVAPA